The following are from one region of the Biomphalaria glabrata chromosome 12, xgBioGlab47.1, whole genome shotgun sequence genome:
- the LOC106072065 gene encoding uncharacterized protein LOC106072065 isoform X1 has protein sequence MSRGDVYIDNSLQRYRTTDNSRGFWDSKLNVNKKGSQVFSWDDEFWKQSSRRGPQSVASSFEEVESLCLSKSSSDSMGSSQRPWDRLGHGQDPGMWGSKRRFMSRQSSTTSTSTSRSSGLVGDHVISEAHGEQVHQNASIKDTLLESMELLGAHGNLDLAEKIYLEKIFHRVLDWNNGMPVSSSNSSKAMDKHFWNSIQNQAANNIRDRQLETDSPRLQASLKERLERLNQSEQSPTKSKMVLQLPNPAETKRRRDLIVPDEEDLSSSSYKQLKASAKPETTTNPPLSSKEANLSSKDFSGGDTASRYSYLSSLSSISMDNSSQRGSQIGSNASQRMQSPSLATFLPPTFRLSGSFESTASPPDTYMFNQPYTPSHAERVLMGLGFGATEGFLPERFLRDWYSKIAKAQMEAQIAAQAEVKTPDISESSPTFPPNTPVTVEHEMQKAERRDSHVSTASSMLDEAANFFPSNMSQDSKIQRLKEYIAAYSNHANSPTEGRDFKIRHFATTRQKSLPLFLETLSEEEEGRSRISGVDPFDKEARLQMFISDAMSSSGKSTGSNSENSYISSNQSESDSVSSCSDNRSSLQRKNQHIKAYKKHLDEEHKMENERKEKELKARKLTEDDDNEHEERHRHRRPKGSPVRQSTVRRNENFGKAPNTPGSDCPVTPGHQLQLQDAEMSKTTTESQPTDNKFNTGAKQDSMHSKDSIEVEEIIQFQLCKTKFGRTKEDKTESISTNQAVEPAMVSIVLEDVDRDTNHCDNTLPISYLGLPASRCSSSSLSPIPQSPVTVIEVGLDNQQDSLDTEGTGSSKETDDDNCLLQTSSSDDTGARKHGRCKSRSSKSLNTPGHDDFPRRRNSTASPLPSFQSRLSPSGDYGEMKPRRRLSLEVPVMPEIRFMLERQRAYSIGQLNDDPQLSQVRETVGKRATATENERLDNNNASEVKNFNPQEHRSSSQMEKSDSKHFIDKDEMEVVLDKRGDTKPNDGLRRKSTPQLGQCQCCSGNQMPTMTALKKESSLNKSNESSPGSARSAFRIATKSKRETYSGHEQSSNIKDLEEMNTSQHVFKPQLITDRHHSDMDCGSIHRQRIRTSDHSTPPLNFSDSRPVVKDFGTSSGSRNKIHCISRAVQVNEASLLARPIPHSYLLQDSCFYYACDRWTQCSNLDHGWSLQSGFHKSTQTAVPTFEMSCQTSEFHDGSHANRSGDSLEISLRSFRNFETKAVNTVVSLIGREHEYDHSLSPPRLSTSYFPCRFESTLDFRFVDETLEQIERELSHIEKKECVNYLNLVTNVNAEHDKDRKERREILRDLKLTTSDLSSIDKCYKKPKRSKSVTEEITPSSSTDETDHEHIKELQTSFKDGDIHRKGLEDSQHISEKKINKLFPLGLNNTIQTTSSLSNSLPHGVTISQPDVGENKNNKNISDSSTVLTPETKRPPLDTGHFISKCLNVGSDHRDHPIGHSDGGFQNSNIYRTDLQQNKAEIEQFSSGIKRSASVNKCQEKVTQWRRFSLPTIGLHKTTIRTHSKLSRLKYLSSSQNSCNSLDLELDFMNASDTLTKFSSENNDQCISCPKNKHDRSMISINDNKKHFSEPNVQFVAEADFKDYSACHSVKPCNETVITSPYRKKPLSPKVSALRGSQSLSQPADTASGNSTPEICISPLKSFQMDFLQIPGSPKDYLTKAVYPVASSSSGSCSPYNLPGLKGDITDEMRPLENSCVQDSATASNDNQLSMLEGKDDAEGVSLNKKQEYFHSVTYMKASLSDSDLPASTVDSTVDLSLRSSIEQSADEFSDSSMLPRLSVDSTLEELKREKQSEEISIDVDTMDFSDFKKTWNNKGVNSGGAVNSKGVITPDFHTAMLNIQKDSHTSVQSNHIETIVQDSFDMEDVSNRSVAGSDILQLEELDIDLSQINFSKTRSSSASSYSEPMLENLGSLSQDSLSSEEGKFLMNYLRIGDNLDDLLQVSDYGGTSPSPTKMRCLSEVNSTLSGNTEREEAQCESPKRKLATLLHVASSGALAELSNYDNGTEKDTSKRVNKKTGMTSDTFGLKSKKTRVKATKSCETGLESYKNKKNYEKKIDEIVDDSSGDECDKEILRINLNRPVRKRLMKTNSDPVDKDIFCRSKKVPTQNSQLSDDKVEVEKRVDSVENKSTPDQPNSTEMMAIFQNVNLSYLQNRSNVSPLKVNEGDELAEYSLKPFSVLDQTSTACVLSVEFTKEDSLDISDANDDPIENLASELEMMLLLENLDSYAEHLSSLNEGPILSPARHFPLPQISEEGTVSEDASEGGGLNHKMLSFSDKASQDSDLGLAGNAHTEEAIPVVKDGNSVEDNSVQVSEEQPASPKIIRLPTDNNLLFLLESYDADSVFEEAVSVNSPLTLNSVYSRRLDNQDMLNVNIRAVSPSSKVFDFAQSLVGSNIPIISPETSTEQSIDSLELTSSENGDNEAIVTSDSEGLANTLSFDSHIFHFPPNNQVLETHTVEKKIDLLGTVVTKFASTHTVRFNHINAPPSNTDHEKHLSTASLMIGDYRQAKKEKENNDSCIVQCSDNNRSCSGFEKDVKNRKTELQFDNSNVNMNTVSESKKEQLKEKVRAFLLIDQPCKQESPRELEYEKSDKDLQVIEHGSQNDKIAKTCTDYYSDLEDTTLIHVDEAIDIKSRVKAMFMIEDRNAPGNIASEGQRVKVTTMFSQNSKEARSSFSSTSISDLDDTAGTEIEAPKQNCVRTQHKSDAASVAPGAEIRKKPRKLRTRDSLLKLHEQTNISSSMGSDNESDLVSALRNQGDYDVRERDLALGLLTADVIDEEDTTSEVHSCDSYSKNDDNTKSIRVQNGKDCIRNSETVTQNSDSESDVVTKDINAPKVIIQQPSEDNSQESLRRLNLPLLNLAAVSGNSGLESGFGNMSPPTESSDTKYPFSAKHGSSSWLRRSPRMHFLSPNAALTQKKYYDCLQLRDYSASSAADESHPELEYLDILPKFSQYQSNKRADGGSDYLSPQKKSVRDKLPTFLLQEPDDFNESESRCSSYRLSIRSPEPRPGVHFDDLDDLIVVCDSNSTSTPPSNSSDTQNNVVQLETLEESHDEYSGQQWSINVDDFEQTYEPHMQFCKDKDSELHITDDEAEIRSIVGDSENQDQNELFGSNNDFEINKDNLVYDTKGEYLSEEPNRDLFSQLHVQINDIHVNTDRKYNDMYSDIAYGISERSDHSWANRLSQMSEAESQPFFRSSSDSEIGVSQEPQLFVEDANVISDAQAGSECYTESLIPWSNVIDNIATPGDILEDPQSQYKKLLSVTSHDSGFDSQGSPIELTTLRTSDWGSTLFRVVQEETVDPDIDEIEANNLF, from the coding sequence tctgCAACGCTACAGAACGACTGACAACTCCAGAGGTTTCTGGGATTCAAAACTGAATGTCAACAAAAAGGGCAGTCAAGTGTTTTCATGGGATGACGAGTTCTGGAAGCAGTCTTCTCGGCGAGGTCCGCAGAGCGTAGCCTCCTCCTTTGAAGAAGTCGAATCACTATGTTTGTCAAAAAGCTCATCCGACTCGATGGGAAGCTCACAGAGACCTTGGGATCGCCTCGGCCACGGGCAGGATCCCGGGATGTGGGGATCGAAGAGGAGGTTTATGTCCAGGCAGAGCTCAACAACAAGCACCTCCACAAGCAGGTCTAGCGGGCTGGTGGGTGATCACGTGATCAGCGAGGCGCACGGGGAACAGGTCCACCAAAACGCTTCCATTAAAGACACGCTCCTGGAGAGTATGGAGCTGCTAGGAGCACATGGCAATTTAGATCTAGCTGAGAAAATTTACTTAGAGAAGATATTCCACAGAGTTCTGGACTGGAACAATGGGATGCCCGTATCATCCAGTAACTCTTCCAAAGCCATGGACAAACATTTCTGGAACTCTATTCAAAACCAGGCAGCCAACAATATTCGAGATCGCCAACTAGAAACTGATTCTCCGAGGTTGCAGGCGTCACTCAAAGAGCGACTTGAAAGGTTAAACCAAAGTGAACAGTCTCCAACAAAGTCTAAGATGGTACTACAACTTCCTAACCCTGCTGAGACAAAAAGGCGGAGAGACCTAATAGTCCCTGATGAAGAAGATCTTAGCAGTAGTTCCTACAAGCAGCTCAAGGCCAGCGCCAAGCCAGAGACGACTACAAACCCACCCTTATCCTCAAAAGAGGCCAACTTGTCCTCAAAAGACTTCAGCGGCGGAGATACTGCAAGCAGATACTCATATTTATCTTCACTGTCATCTATCAGCATGGATAATAGTTCACAGAGGGGCTCTCAAATTGGGAGTAATGCCTCACAACGAATGCAAAGCCCTAGCTTAGCAACTTTTTTACCTCCCACCTTCAGACTTAGCGGTAGCTTCGAGAGCACAGCCTCTCCACCAGATACTTATATGTTCAATCAGCCTTACACACCCAGTCATGCTGAAAGGGTTCTCATGGGTCTAGGCTTTGGGGCCACGGAGGGCTTTCTTCCAGAACGATTTCTCCGTGACTGGTATTCAAAGATAGCCAAAGCTCAGATGGAGGCCCAGATTGCGGCTCAAGCTGAAGTAAAGACTCCAGACATTTCTGAAAGCAGTCCAACATTTCCTCCAAACACTCCCGTCACAGTCGAACATGAAATGCAAAAGGCAGAACGAAGAGACAGTCATGTCAGCACTGCATCGTCTATGCTGGATGAGGCAGCAAATTTCTTTCCTTCCAATATGAGCCAGGACTCCAAGATTCAGCGACTGAAAGAATACATCGCAGCTTACTCAAATCACGCCAATTCGCCCACTGAAGggagagattttaaaataagacatTTCGCCACAACAAGGCAAAAGTCTTTGCCCTTGTTCCTAGAGACTCTGTCAGAGGAAGAAGAAGGTCGGTCGAGGATATCAGGCGTTGACCCTTTCGATAAGGAAGCGAGATTACAAATGTTCATATCCGATGCCATGTCAAGTAGTGGGAAAAGCACGGGTTCAAATTCGGAGAATTCTTACATTAGCAGCAATCAGTCGGAGAGTGACTCGGTAAGCAGCTGCTCTGACAATCGCTCAAGCCTTCAGCGTAAAAACCAGCACATCAAAGCTTATAAAAAGCATTTAGACGAAGAACATAAGATGGAAAATGAACGTAAAGAGAAAGAATTGAAAGCCAGGAAGCTAACGGAAGACGATGACAATGAGCACGAAGAGAGGCACAGACACAGACGTCCCAAAGGATCACCAGTGAGACAATCTACGGTGAGACGAAACGAGAACTTCGGGAAAGCCCCAAATACACCAGGCAGTGATTGCCCCGTTACACCTGGCCATCAGCTGCAGCTGCAGGATGCGGAAATGTCAAAAACAACAACGGAGAGTCAACCAACCGATAATAAATTTAACACCGGCGCAAAGCAAGATTCTATGCATTCTAAAGACAGCATCGAAGTTGAGGAGATCATTCAGTTTCAGTTATGCAAAACTAAATTTGGTAGGACAAAAGAGGACAAGACAGAATCGATTAGTACGAATCAAGCTGTGGAACCAGCTATGGTATCGATAGTACTTGAAGATGTGGATAGGGATACAAACCATTGCGATAACACTCTTCCCATCTCTTATCTTGGACTGCCAGCCTCTAGGTGCTCTTCTTCATCGCTCTCACCCATCCCACAAAGTCCTGTGACAGTGATTGAGGTAGGCCTTGATAACCAGCAAGACAGCCTGGACACCGAAGGCACTGGTTCTTCAAAAGAGACGGATGACGACAACTGTCTTTTACAAACATCTTCCAGTGATGATACAGGCGCAAGGAAACATGGCCGCTGCAAGAGCAGGTCTTCCAAGTCATTGAATACTCCAGGACACGATGATTTCCCAAGGCGTAGAAACAGCACAGCATCACCGTTGCCTTCATTTCAAAGCAGGTTAAGCCCTTCAGGAGATTATGGTGAAATGAAACCTCGCAGAAGGCTTTCTCTTGAAGTGCCTGTCATGCCCGAAATTCGTTTCATGCTGGAAAGACAAAGAGCTTATAGCATTGGTCAATTGAATGATGACCCGCAGTTGTCCCAAGTCAGAGAAACAGTAGGGAAAAGAGCTACAGCTACTGAAAACGAACGCCTTGACAACAACAATGCCTCAGAAGTGAAGAACTTCAACCCACAGGAGCATCGATCAAGTTCGCAAATGGAGAAATCGGACTCCAAGCATTTTATTGATAAAGATGAGATGGAAGTTGTGCTAGATAAAAGAGGTGATACGAAACCTAATGACGGATTAAGAAGAAAGTCAACACCTCAACTTGGACAATGTCAGTGCTGTAGTGGAAACCAAATGCCAACTATGACAGCTTTGAAAAAAGAATCTTCGTTAAACAAAAGTAACGAATCCAGCCCAGGCTCAGCCCGCTCAGCATTTCGAATAGCAACaaaaagcaagagagaaacTTATTCAGGACACGAGCAAAGTTCCAACATTAAGGATTTAGAAGAAATGAATACTTCCCAGCACGTCTTTAAGCCACAGTTAATCACTGACAGGCATCATTCAGATATGGACTGTGGGTCGATTCACAGGCAAAGAATAAGAACAAGTGACCATTCAACGCCACCCTTAAATTTTTCAGACTCACGCCCAGTGGTCAAAGACTTTGGAACGTCTTCAGGATCAAGAAACAAAATACACTGCATCAGTCGCGCTGTTCAGGTCAACGAAGCGTCGCTCCTGGCGAGGCCCATTCCTCACAGCTATCTTCTCCAAGATTCTTGCTTTTACTACGCCTGTGATAGATGGACCCAGTGTTCCAATTTAGACCACGGCTGGTCACTGCAGTCTGGGTTCCACAAGTCCACTCAGACGGCTGTCCCAACGTTTGAAATGTCGTGCCAGACCAGCGAATTCCATGACGGCTCTCACGCCAACAGGTCGGGCGATTCTTTAGAGATTTCCCTTCGCTCTTTCAGAAACTTTGAAACTAAAGCCGTCAACACTGTGGTGTCGTTGATTGGCCGAGAGCATGAATACGACCACTCCTTGTCACCACCGAGATTGAGCACGAGTTATTTCCCCTGCAGATTTGAGTCGACGCTTGATTTCCGATTCGTAGACGAAACATTGGAACAAATAGAAAGGGAGCTTAGTCATATAGAGAAGAAAGAATGCGTGAATTATTTGAACCTTGTTACAAATGTGAATGCTGAGCACGACAAGGACAGAAAAGAAAGGCGGGAAATATTAAGAGATTTAAAATTGACGACCAGTGATTTATCGAGCATTGACAAATGTTATAAAAAACCCAAACGTTCCAAAAGTGTAACTGAAGAAATAACTCCCTCATCCTCGACTGACGAGACTGACCATGAACATATTAAAGAATTACAAACGTCATTCAAAGATGGCGATATCCATAGAAAGGGCTTGGAAGATAGCCAACACATatctgagaaaaaaataaataagttgtTTCCCCTTGGTttaaacaatacaatacaaaCCACAAGTTCATTAAGTAATTCTCTCCCACACGGTGTCACTATTTCACAACCTGACGTaggagaaaataaaaacaacaaaaatatttctgataGCTCCACAGTATTGACACCGGAAACAAAACGCCCTCCATTAGACACGGGTCATTTCATCTCAAAATGCTTAAACGTTGGATCAGATCACCGAGACCACCCCATAGGTCATTCTGATGGTGGCTTCCAAAATTCTAATATTTATAGGACGGatttacaacaaaacaaagcgGAAATCGAGCAGTTTAGCTCTGGAATAAAACGCAGTGCTTCTGTTAATAAATGTCAAGAAAAAGTAACGCAATGGAGACGTTTCTCCCTCCCCACCATTGGGCTTCACAAAACAACCATTCGCACGCATTCAAAGCTTTCCAGGTTAAAATACCTGTCGAGTTCCCAGAACTCTTGTAACAGTTTAGACTTGGAGTTAGATTTTATGAATGCAAGTGACACATTGACAAAATTCAGTTCAGAAAACAATGATCAGTGTATATCttgccctaaaaataaacacgaCAGATCAATGATTTCTATAAAtgacaacaaaaaacatttttctgaaCCAAATGTTCAATTCGTCGCAGAGGCCGATTTCAAAGATTACAGCGCATGTCATTCTGTTAAGCCTTGCAATGAAACAGTTATCACCTCTCCGTACCGCAAAAAGCCCTTGTCACCTAAGGTGAGCGCACTGCGAGGTTCTCAATCCCTCAGTCAGCCAGCGGATACTGCTAGTGGTAACAGCACACCAGAAATATGCATTTCGCCCCTTAAGTCTTTCCAAATGGACTTTTTGCAAATTCCGGGTTCCCCCAAAGACTATTTAACGAAAGCCGTCTACCCTGTGGCATCTTCATCATCAGGAAGTTGTAGTCCTTATAACCTTCCTGGACTTAAAGGAGATATAACCGACGAAATGAGGCCGCTTGAAAATAGCTGCGTTCAAGACAGCGCCACGGCATCAAATGACAATCAGTTGTCCATGCTAGAGGGTAAAGATGATGCCGAGGGCGTTTCTCTTAACAAAAAGCAGGAGTACTTTCACAGTGTTACATACATGAAAGCTTCCTTATCCGATTCTGACCTACCCGCTTCCACTGTGGACTCAACTGTTGACCTCAGTTTGAGGAGCTCTATTGAACAATCTGCCGATGAGTTCAGCGACTCTTCCATGTTGCCGAGACTTTCCGTAGATTCTACTTTAGAAGAGTTGAAACGTGAGAAACAATCTGAAGAGATTTCTATCGATGTGGATACAATGGATTTTTCCGATTTTAAAAAGACTTGGAACAATAAAGGTGTTAACAGCGGAGGTGCAGTCAACAGCAAAGGTGTGATTACACCTGACTTTCACACAGCCATgttaaatattcagaaagactcCCACACTTCTGTACAAAGCAATCATATCGAAACGATCGTTCAAGACAGCTTTGACATGGAGGATGTTAGTAACAGATCTGTAGCTGGCTCCGATATCCTGCAGCTGGAAGAGCTAGACATAGATTTGAGTCAGATTAATTTTTCAAAGACACGATCAAGCAGCGCGAGCAGCTACAGCGAGCCCATGCTCGAGAATCTTGGAAGCCTGAGCCAAGACTCATTATCCAGTGAGGAGGGTAAATTTTTAATGAACTATTTACGAATCGGAGACAACCTAGATGATCTGCTTCAAGTCTCCGACTACGGTGGCACTAGTCCCAGCCCAACCAAGATGAGGTGCTTATCAGAAGTCAACTCAACTTTGTCTGGCAATACAGAGCGAGAGGAAGCACAGTGTGAGTCTCCGAAAAGAAAATTGGCTACACTTCTCCACGTTGCATCAAGCGGTGCCTTGGCTGAATTGTCTAACTATGACAACGGAACAGAAAAAGATACCAGTAAACGGGTCAACAAAAAAACCGGTATGACATCAGACACTTTCGGATTAAAGTCTAAGAAAACCAGGGTCAAGGCTACAAAATCATGTGAGACCGGGCTGGAGAGTTATAAGAACAAGAAAAATTATGAGAAGAAGATAGATGAGATTGTTGACGATAGCTCGGGCGATGAGTGCGACAAGGAAATTCTAAGAATCAATTTGAATAGACCGGTCAGAAAACGTTTAATGAAAACGAACAGCGATCCAGTGGACAAAGATATTTTCTGCAGGTCAAAGAAAGTTCCAACACAGAATTCTCAATTGTCTGATGATAAGGTGGAAGTCGAAAAAAGGGTCGATTCGGTTGAAAATAAATCTACTCCAGACCAACCAAACTCTACTGAAATGATGGCGATCTTCCAGAATGTGAACCTTTCGTATTTACAAAATCGTTCAAATGTATCTCCGTTAAAAGTTAACGAGGGTGATGAGTTGGCAGAGTATTCACTGAAACCTTTTTCAGTCTTGGATCAGACTTCTACAGCTTGCGTTCTGAGCGTTGAGTTTACAAAAGAGGATTCTCTGGACATTTCTGACGCCAATGACGATCCCATTGAGAACCTCGCCAGTGAGCTGGAGATGATGTTACTTTTGGAGAATTTGGACAGCTACGCTGAACACCTTAGCTCGCTCAACGAGGGACCCATCTTGAGCCCCGCTCGACATTTTCCCCTGCCACAGATTTCAGAAGAGGGAACGGTGAGTGAAGACGCCAGTGAAGGAGGAGGCTTAAATCATAAGATGTTGTCGTTTAGTGATAAAGCTTCTCAAGACTCTGATTTAGGCTTAGCAGGCAATGCTCATACTGAAGAAGCGATTCCCGTTGTCAAAGATGGGAACTCTGTAGAAGATAATTCTGTACAAGTGTCTGAAGAACAACCAGCATCACCTAAAATAATTAGACTACCAACAGACAACAACTTGCTCTTTCTCCTAGAGTCTTATGATGCAGACAGCGTTTTTGAAGAGGCTGTGTCAGTAAACTCTCCACTAACTCTAAATAGTGTATACAGCAGACGGCTGGACAATCAGGATATGTTAAATGTCAATATAAGAGCGGTTTCGCCATCGTCCAAGGTCTTTGACTTCGCCCAATCACTTGTTGGTAGTAATATTCCAATCATATCACCGGAAACCAGTACAGAACAGTCGATTGACAGTTTAGAGTTGACAAGCTCAGAAAACGGGGATAATGAGGCCATAGTCACTTCAGATAGTGAAGGGCTGGCCAACACCCTCAGCTTCGACAGTCACATCTTTCATTTCCCACCCAACAACCAGGTGCTTGAAACACACACAGTTGAAAAAAAGATTGACCTGCTGGGTACCGTAGTGACTAAATTTGCCTCCACGCACACTGTCAGGTTCAATCACATCAACGCCCCACCTTCAAATACAGACCACGAGAAACACCTTTCCACTGCATCTTTGATGATTGGAGATTACAGACAAGccaagaaagagaaagaaaacaatgaCTCCTGTATTGTACAATGCTCAGATAATAATAGGAGCTGTTCTGGTTTTGAAAAAGACGTTAAAAACAGGAAAACAGAACTCCAGTTCGATAACTCCAATGTCAATATGAACACTGTGAGTGAATCTAAAAAAGAACAGCTCAAAGAGAAAGTTCGTGCATTTTTGCTTATAGACCAACCTTGCAAGCAAGAGTCTCCAAGGGAATTAGAATATGAAAAATCCGATAAAGATTTACAAGTTATTGAACATGGATCACAAAATGACAAAATTGCTAAGACTTGCACCGACTATTATTCGGATTTGGAGGATACCACTCTAATTCATGTGGACGAAGCAATTGACATTAAATCTCGGGTCAAGGCCATGTTTATGATTGAAGATAGAAACGCTCCAGGGAATATTGCTTCTGAAGGGCAACGAGTAAAGGTCACCACCATGTTCTCGCAAAACAGCAAAGAGGCAAGGTCATCGTTTTCCAGCACGTCCATATCTGACCTCGATGACACAGCAGGAACGGAGATTGAGGCGCCGAAACAAAACTGCGTCAGGACTCAACACAAATCTGATGCTGCCTCTGTCGCGCCTGGGGCTGAAATCAGGAAGAAGCCAAGGAAGCTTCGAACTCGCGATTCTTTACTGAAACTTCACGAGCAGACAAACATTTCTTCTTCGATGGGAAGTGACAACGAATCGGATCTTGTGTCCGCTCTTCGGAACCAGGGTGACTATGACGTCAGAGAAAGAGATTTGGCGTTGGGGCTACTGACTGCTGACGTAATTGATGAAGAAGATACGACCAGCGAAGTTCATAGTTGCGATTCCTATTCAAAAAACGACGACAATACTAAATCCATTAGAGTGCAAAATGGTAAAGATTGTATTAGAAATTCAGAAACGGTGACACAAAACAGTGACTCGGAATCAGACGTTGTAACGAAAGATATTAACGCCCCCAAAGTAATAATTCAGCAGCCAAGTGAGGACAACTCTCAAGAAAGTTTGAGACGACTTAACCTTCCTTTGCTTAACTTAGCAGCCGTTTCTGGAAATTCAGGCTTGGAGTCCGGCTTTGGCAACATGAGTCCCCCCACTGAGTCAAGCGACACCAAGTATCCGTTTTCAGCAAAACACGGCTCTTCAAGCTGGCTGAGACGCTCTCCTCGGATGCATTTTCTAAGTCCCAATGCGGCGCTCACCCAGAAAAAGTACTATGATTGTCTGCAGCTAAGAGACTATTCGGCTAGTTCGGCCGCCGACGAATCTCATCCTGAGCTTGAGTACCTTGACATACTTCCAAAGTTTTCCCAATACCAATCCAACAAAAGAGCAGATGGCGGTTCTGATTATTTAAGTCCGCAAAAGAAAAGTGTCAGGGACAAACTTCCAACGTTCTTACTGCAAGAGCCAGATGATTTCAATGAAAGTGAATCACGGTGCTCTTCCTACAGATTGTCTATTCGCTCCCCGGAGCCTCGACCTGGCGTTCATTTTGATGATCTGGATGACCTTATTGTAGTTTGCGACTCAAACTCGACATCTACTCCCCCTTCGAATAGTTCAGATACGCAAAACAACGTTGTACAATTAGAAACACTCGAGGAATCACATGACGAATATAGCGGTCAGCAATGGTCAATAAATGTGGATGACTTTGAGCAAACTTATGAACCGCATATGCAGTTCTGCAAAGACAAAGACTCTGAGTTGCATATTACTGACGATGAAGCAGAAATAAGATCTATTGTGGGCGATTCTGAAAATCAAGACCAAAATGAATTGTTTGGCTCTAATAATgattttgaaatcaataaagacaacCTCGTGTATGACACAAAAGGGGAGTACCTCAGCGAGGAACCAAATAGGGATCTTTTCTCACAGCTACACGTGCAAATCAATGACATTCACGTGAATACGGACAGAAAATACAATGACATGTATTCTGACATCGCTTATGGCATCTCAGAACGTTCAGATCACAGCTGGGCGAACCGCTTATCCCAGATGTCAGAAGCAGAATCGCAGCCGTTTTTCCGGAGCTCTTCAGACTCCGAGATCGGTGTTTCACAAGAGCCACAACTTTTTGTAGAAGACGCCAACGTGATCAGCGATGCTCAGGCGGGAAGTGAGTGCTACACCGAATCTCTCATTCCGTGGAGCAACGTTATTGATAACATCGCCACGCCTGGGGACATTTTGGAAGACCCACAGTCTCAGTACAAAAAGCTGCTCTCGGTGACGAGCCACGACTCAGGGTTCGACTCCCAGGGTTCCCCCATTGAGCTTACAACCCTAAGAACGTCCGACTGGGGCTCCACGTTGTTTCGGGTTGTTCAAGAAGAGACAGTTGACCCAGACATTGACGAAATCGAGGctaacaatttattttaa